One bacterium (Candidatus Blackallbacteria) CG13_big_fil_rev_8_21_14_2_50_49_14 genomic region harbors:
- the flgI gene encoding flagellar biosynthesis protein FlgA (part of the basal body which consists of four rings L, P, S, and M mounted on a central rod; Bradyrhizobium has one thick flagellum and several thin flagella; the Bradyrhizobium protein in this cluster is associated with the thin flagella), which produces MVRRIFPLLTVALATTLVLPAFAQQNPTGVNPPQQASARSAPIMDVVPPTSVRVKDVVNFRGARYNQLQGFGLITGLDGSGDSANAIPYMRRAMVNMLERFGLPQMPEGSMRPKNVASVMVTVNIPPFAKPGQLIDVTVSSLGDAKSLQNGFLLQTPLRGADGRIYAVAQGPISLGGFGVSTEQGASVTKNATTIGRIPNGAIVEKEIPVTLMDENGYIEAYLINPDFTTATELSDKINKNLLGNAKAVDASTVRVFVTSTYRNNVPELIARIENLTLSPQNGAAKVVMDERTGTIVIGQNVSIGPVSIAHGGLIVKVDAVTTVSQPNPLSQGSTESVTNTSISYEEHKGDTLVLVKGSTVGQLVKSLNSLGVPPRDLITVLQMIKASGALNAHLEIQ; this is translated from the coding sequence ATGGTCCGTCGCATATTTCCCTTACTGACAGTGGCTCTGGCTACTACGCTGGTTTTGCCTGCTTTTGCTCAGCAAAATCCTACGGGTGTTAATCCTCCGCAGCAGGCCAGTGCCCGTTCTGCTCCGATTATGGATGTGGTTCCCCCCACTTCTGTGCGTGTGAAAGACGTTGTGAATTTCCGCGGCGCCCGCTACAACCAATTGCAAGGCTTTGGATTGATTACTGGTCTTGACGGTTCTGGCGACTCTGCCAACGCGATTCCTTATATGCGTCGTGCGATGGTCAATATGCTTGAGCGTTTTGGCTTGCCCCAGATGCCTGAAGGCTCAATGCGTCCGAAGAATGTTGCTTCTGTGATGGTCACGGTGAATATCCCTCCTTTTGCCAAGCCAGGCCAACTGATTGATGTCACGGTTTCCTCTTTGGGGGATGCCAAGAGCCTTCAGAATGGCTTTCTTTTGCAAACGCCTTTGCGCGGTGCCGATGGCCGCATCTATGCGGTTGCCCAAGGGCCCATTTCTTTGGGCGGCTTTGGTGTTTCGACAGAGCAGGGAGCTTCAGTTACCAAGAATGCAACCACCATTGGTCGGATTCCCAATGGGGCGATTGTTGAAAAAGAAATTCCTGTGACCTTGATGGATGAAAATGGCTATATTGAAGCTTATTTGATCAATCCCGACTTTACGACGGCGACTGAACTGTCAGACAAAATCAATAAAAACCTCTTGGGCAATGCCAAGGCCGTAGATGCTTCTACGGTTCGGGTTTTTGTGACTTCCACTTACCGTAACAATGTTCCCGAGCTGATTGCGCGAATTGAAAATCTGACGCTCTCTCCTCAAAATGGAGCTGCTAAGGTGGTAATGGATGAACGTACCGGAACAATTGTGATTGGTCAGAATGTCAGCATTGGGCCTGTCTCGATTGCCCATGGCGGTCTGATTGTGAAAGTAGATGCGGTCACGACGGTTTCTCAGCCCAATCCTCTTTCTCAAGGCTCCACTGAATCGGTGACCAATACCTCAATCAGCTATGAAGAGCACAAAGGCGATACCCTGGTGCTGGTCAAGGGCTCTACAGTGGGTCAGTTGGTGAAGTCTCTCAATTCACTGGGTGTACCTCCCCGTGACTTGATTACCGTCTTACAAATGATTAAAGCCAGTGGCGCACTCAATGCCCATCTGGAAATTCAATAG
- the flgC gene encoding flagellar basal body rod protein FlgC codes for MSLFDVINTSATGMVANRFWLDTIAGNISNANSTRTVEGGPFRRRIPVFQQALQDAMESGDDWDERSAAQMGNTITGAIMDDMMDPETSKPKGRGVAMKGVVEDPSPLRVVYMPGHPDADQEGYVSLPNVSVVKEMVDMIAAQRAYDANVQVTNAAKSMINKALEIGK; via the coding sequence ATGAGTTTATTTGATGTTATCAATACGAGCGCCACGGGGATGGTGGCCAATCGTTTCTGGCTGGATACGATTGCAGGCAATATTTCCAATGCCAACAGCACCCGTACAGTCGAAGGCGGTCCTTTCCGCCGCCGTATTCCAGTTTTTCAACAGGCACTTCAAGATGCCATGGAAAGCGGTGATGACTGGGATGAGCGCAGCGCAGCGCAAATGGGCAATACCATTACTGGCGCGATTATGGACGATATGATGGACCCTGAAACCTCCAAGCCCAAAGGGCGGGGTGTGGCCATGAAGGGGGTGGTTGAAGATCCCTCTCCCCTGCGTGTGGTCTATATGCCCGGTCACCCCGATGCCGATCAGGAAGGCTATGTTTCATTGCCCAATGTCAGCGTGGTGAAGGAAATGGTAGATATGATTGCCGCTCAGCGTGCTTATGACGCCAATGTTCAGGTAACCAACGCTGCCAAGTCGATGATTAACAAAGCCCTTGAAATCGGGAAATAA